Proteins found in one Mycoplasmopsis citelli genomic segment:
- the rpmF gene encoding 50S ribosomal protein L32 has product MAIVPKRKTSKQRKHKRNSHSALEMPNLVACKNCTQMIEQHVVCKFCGFYKGKKVQGYVALNDRIQ; this is encoded by the coding sequence ATGGCTATAGTACCAAAAAGAAAGACATCTAAACAACGTAAACACAAAAGAAACAGTCACTCTGCTTTAGAAATGCCTAACCTTGTTGCATGTAAAAACTGTACACAAATGATCGAACAGCATGTTGTATGTAAATTTTGTGGTTTTTACAAAGGTAAAAAAGTTCAAGGATACGTTGCACTTAACGACCGTATTCAATAA
- the hisS gene encoding histidine--tRNA ligase: MINKVKGTIDYSIGQYTKKRAALSIFEYLVEKFGFSMIETPILEYAELFKRTNQNSDMVQKEMFTFVDKGGREIVLRPEGTASFVRAFVNNKWYAQSEIDKFAYWGPMFRYERPQSGRYRQFYQAGVEYVGNKNPYKDAHVIFTGQLLMDFFAQKAGKKVELKINSIGDEQTRIKYQEALKEFLLPYKDQLSEISQQRLASNNVLRILDDKVDSKLPFMKNAPQISNFYSPESKKYFQDVLDKLDLYEFKYKIDPNLVRGLDYYDEIVFEFVGKTNQGETTLIGGGRYSNLIEELGGPKLSSVGFGFGVDRIIEFLGDLLDDTDNTRIVPNLGFVDNRDILIGASEKASVLENLYSFYLGLNFEGDNFKMTFVPELTKSKKLFEMAKKQNVRFLLYEDPKISNPDIVVLKDLVKNKKIELDLLDMELASNDLYGFIIKNT; the protein is encoded by the coding sequence ATGATTAATAAAGTTAAAGGAACAATTGATTATTCAATTGGTCAATACACTAAAAAAAGAGCCGCTCTGAGTATTTTTGAATACTTAGTAGAAAAGTTTGGGTTTTCAATGATCGAAACTCCAATTTTAGAATATGCTGAATTATTTAAACGCACAAATCAAAACAGTGACATGGTCCAAAAAGAGATGTTTACTTTCGTTGATAAAGGTGGTCGAGAAATTGTTTTAAGACCTGAAGGTACTGCTTCGTTTGTACGAGCATTTGTTAATAATAAATGATATGCACAAAGTGAAATTGATAAATTCGCTTATTGAGGACCAATGTTTCGATATGAGCGTCCACAAAGTGGAAGATATCGGCAATTTTATCAAGCTGGGGTTGAATATGTAGGAAATAAAAACCCTTATAAAGATGCCCATGTTATTTTCACTGGTCAGTTATTAATGGACTTTTTTGCACAAAAAGCAGGAAAAAAAGTTGAATTAAAAATTAATTCCATTGGAGATGAACAAACCAGAATTAAATACCAAGAAGCTTTAAAAGAATTTCTGCTTCCTTACAAAGATCAATTAAGTGAAATATCCCAACAACGCCTTGCTTCAAATAATGTGTTAAGAATTTTAGATGATAAAGTTGATTCAAAGTTGCCTTTTATGAAAAATGCTCCTCAAATTTCTAATTTTTATTCACCTGAATCCAAAAAATATTTCCAAGATGTTCTTGACAAACTTGACTTATATGAATTTAAATACAAAATTGATCCAAATTTAGTTCGTGGATTAGATTATTATGACGAAATTGTTTTTGAATTTGTCGGAAAAACCAATCAAGGAGAAACAACTCTAATTGGAGGAGGAAGATATTCAAATTTAATTGAAGAATTAGGAGGTCCAAAACTTTCTAGTGTTGGATTTGGATTTGGTGTTGATCGTATAATTGAATTTTTAGGCGATCTTTTAGATGATACTGATAATACTAGAATAGTTCCAAATCTTGGTTTTGTTGATAATAGAGACATTTTAATTGGAGCTTCTGAAAAAGCCAGTGTTTTAGAAAATTTATATTCATTTTACTTAGGTTTAAATTTTGAAGGAGATAATTTTAAAATGACTTTTGTTCCTGAATTAACCAAGAGTAAAAAGCTTTTTGAGATGGCTAAAAAACAAAATGTTCGTTTTTTACTTTATGAAGATCCAAAAATTTCAAATCCAGATATAGTTGTTCTCAAGGATTTAGTTAAAAATAAAAAAATTGAACTTGATCTTCTAGATATGGAACTAGCTTCAAATGATTTATATGGATTTATAATTAAAAATACTTAA
- a CDS encoding transglutaminase domain-containing protein produces the protein MKFKRILSSKKLQALSVLISPFPLVVILVSCEKNHPKENQSNSQKQDNKNYDNQQQSSSVAIKVEEEIKPVKKDSEDKLEKKDKGDLKKPEVQTNKDVYFFPKDQNSNENNLHINKKGFEKPEVLLNPKYQKELKELKFKLQAILESKTSPFSKEFLVFINEKINQIDNIKNDIDFLNLHSSYFEHFLEIYNAWKRAYLNSNELITTIEDKNQWNKAFAKKLNNLKKLFQQKKELDLGDYLKDFYIYKLKQQIKLYEQHPYYLQPLERLKKLLYHYQNNYNKYVNFQWGIDKNNNFSLDPSKYYSGNYNQVWINDKYVENWLKYYQRWNWIFINKEDQIAKIKDEDIKALQIDPKFKNKKVLTDYINRQINFAPDNHYKLWTINEQHPEKVNYNDVRSSKFETYYDKKEKISQQVINEINKLNLVNQIFELQKDGIGIIEDDDKKSKKHVIGHSIKNFNYKKFWKYQKYNNLNKLSMVNEGYNVYNNLLWKEPNLFSDGSFHSNISKELAKVKNIRSIDGSILFDKIEPLSIDEAKKIGKDLWINPTSEYKRWFNHWKEVLPKIINKKWNDKTKIRAVAYYIVANTSYLVLPNDDFNYNGYGFYNPTQIFTNDPEIKCVGYSMNLSAALTILNIPVRIVGGPYFGDSKSTIASGFHAWNEVFVDGRWKVIDLTNWDLYEGEDSQKPTYELRDDVDLFLERNSEHMNKFKLDLGSYETTLMYFKNPKEYEYLDLPDSL, from the coding sequence ATGAAATTTAAAAGAATTTTATCTTCTAAAAAACTTCAAGCATTATCGGTTTTAATATCACCTTTTCCTTTAGTGGTTATTTTAGTTTCATGTGAAAAAAATCATCCAAAAGAAAATCAAAGTAATTCTCAAAAACAAGACAATAAAAATTATGATAATCAACAACAATCTTCATCAGTAGCAATTAAAGTAGAAGAAGAAATTAAACCTGTTAAGAAAGATTCTGAAGATAAATTAGAAAAAAAGGATAAAGGCGATTTAAAAAAGCCCGAAGTTCAAACTAATAAAGATGTGTATTTTTTTCCAAAAGATCAAAACAGTAATGAAAATAATTTGCATATCAATAAAAAAGGTTTTGAAAAACCTGAAGTATTACTAAACCCTAAATATCAAAAAGAATTAAAAGAGTTAAAATTTAAACTTCAAGCAATTTTAGAGAGTAAAACTTCACCATTTTCTAAAGAATTTTTAGTTTTTATAAATGAAAAAATTAATCAAATAGATAATATTAAAAATGACATAGATTTTTTGAATTTACATTCATCATATTTTGAACATTTTTTGGAAATATACAACGCTTGAAAACGTGCATATTTAAATTCAAATGAATTAATTACAACAATTGAAGATAAAAATCAATGAAATAAAGCTTTTGCTAAAAAATTAAACAATCTTAAAAAACTTTTTCAACAAAAAAAAGAGCTTGATTTAGGGGATTACTTAAAAGATTTTTATATTTATAAGCTAAAGCAACAAATCAAGTTATATGAACAGCATCCATACTATCTTCAACCTTTAGAACGTTTAAAAAAACTCTTGTACCATTATCAAAATAATTACAATAAATATGTGAATTTTCAATGGGGAATTGATAAAAATAACAACTTTTCTTTAGACCCAAGTAAATATTACAGTGGTAATTATAATCAAGTTTGAATTAATGATAAATATGTTGAAAATTGGCTTAAATACTATCAAAGATGAAATTGAATTTTTATAAATAAAGAAGATCAAATTGCAAAAATTAAAGATGAAGATATTAAAGCCTTACAAATCGATCCTAAATTCAAAAATAAAAAAGTTTTAACTGATTATATAAATAGGCAAATTAATTTTGCTCCAGACAATCATTATAAACTTTGAACTATCAATGAACAACACCCAGAAAAAGTTAATTATAATGATGTTCGAAGTTCAAAATTCGAAACTTATTATGACAAAAAAGAAAAAATTTCCCAACAAGTAATTAACGAAATTAATAAATTAAATTTAGTGAATCAGATATTCGAGCTCCAAAAAGATGGTATAGGAATAATTGAAGATGATGACAAAAAATCTAAAAAGCATGTAATTGGACATAGTATTAAAAATTTTAATTACAAAAAATTCTGAAAATATCAAAAATATAATAACCTTAACAAATTAAGTATGGTAAATGAAGGTTATAATGTCTATAATAATTTATTATGAAAGGAACCAAATTTATTTTCTGATGGTTCTTTCCACTCTAATATTTCAAAAGAATTAGCAAAAGTAAAGAATATAAGATCTATTGACGGATCAATATTATTTGATAAAATTGAACCTTTATCTATAGATGAAGCGAAAAAAATAGGCAAGGATCTTTGAATTAATCCAACATCAGAATATAAAAGATGATTTAATCATTGAAAAGAAGTTTTACCGAAAATTATCAATAAAAAATGAAATGACAAAACTAAAATTAGGGCGGTTGCTTATTATATTGTTGCAAATACAAGTTATTTAGTTTTGCCTAATGATGATTTCAACTACAATGGATATGGATTTTATAATCCAACTCAAATTTTCACCAACGACCCAGAAATTAAATGTGTAGGATATTCCATGAATTTATCAGCAGCTCTAACTATTTTAAATATTCCAGTTCGTATTGTAGGTGGCCCATACTTTGGAGATTCTAAATCTACAATCGCGAGTGGATTTCATGCTTGAAATGAAGTTTTTGTTGACGGAAGATGAAAGGTAATTGATTTAACTAATTGGGATTTATATGAAGGTGAAGACTCTCAAAAACCAACATATGAACTTAGAGATGATGTTGATTTATTTTTAGAACGCAATTCTGAGCATATGAACAAATTTAAACTCGATTTAGGTTCTTATGAAACTACTTTAATGTATTTTAAAAACCCAAAAGAATATGAATATTTAGATCTTCCTGATAGTCTTTAA
- the ruvA gene encoding Holliday junction branch migration protein RuvA, translating into MLLYKLGEIVYKNNNNLILESKGDGHIVVISNESRYQVHDKIKMYFYEYNTEYNKTTYGFKDFKERLLFIDLISIDKIGPKIAMNILDQGWEYIAELITQENWQEIAKIPFVNEKTARFLCVELSGKWTKIMNRKIKDKSTSQSLLKQLSETLNTLGFKKKQIDFAVSKVDTSKNLEQMIEDSIEIIATNQNEINLASA; encoded by the coding sequence ATGTTACTTTATAAATTAGGAGAAATTGTTTACAAAAACAATAATAATTTAATTTTAGAAAGCAAAGGAGATGGACATATTGTAGTTATTTCCAATGAATCGAGATACCAAGTCCATGACAAAATTAAAATGTATTTTTATGAATACAACACCGAATATAATAAAACTACTTATGGTTTTAAAGATTTTAAGGAGCGTTTATTATTTATTGATTTAATTTCAATTGATAAAATTGGTCCAAAAATTGCTATGAATATTCTTGATCAAGGTTGAGAATATATCGCAGAATTAATTACTCAAGAAAATTGACAAGAAATTGCAAAAATTCCATTTGTTAATGAGAAAACTGCTCGCTTTTTATGCGTTGAATTATCTGGAAAATGAACCAAAATTATGAATCGCAAAATCAAAGACAAAAGTACTTCTCAATCATTACTTAAACAACTTAGCGAAACACTCAATACCCTTGGGTTTAAGAAAAAGCAAATTGATTTTGCTGTTTCTAAAGTTGATACATCAAAAAATCTAGAACAAATGATTGAAGATAGCATCGAAATCATCGCAACTAATCAAAATGAAATCAATCTTGCGTCCGCATAA
- a CDS encoding MnuA family membrane nuclease, with the protein MKKSIIFKLISLISSSAIAVITSASCTTNPISHSEGDFAKSLSQALQNSKENFKVNITKVHNQNTLQKDKAIVNSNDKDNSNNVDLVSLSTKNSIQNNNYLKTQAFNKVVLNSRRRTARPRVQSAEGLKIVHWNILNYPNSKRNENQFKVSVISKVLSEINPDVIGLTEINNGKWDSVNLIVDKLNSMTNRHYEMVYQPESDYNSNSSEAVKESVVILYDTNKVSPLPFKDGSVKKSFKDYVEYPLEDEYDSTAYVRPPFGVMFKVNGTRKAFTTIFDHFDSPGRKEGEVSFADLNYTYPSNLRFTRKIGSQEGAEAFNLDKVFDYFKQNGAKNIVFGADTNIPANSSDIFVNLVTNGYLSGWEDQYSASTSLKSSKSIKDAVLDGEYDLAYAEPYDRMFYDGNNFVQDPQNRDWFKFDIFKNYMENSEFKNYVDSEYQRIFRKRLNTGENLDKNSNSIWFALRNNVSDHLPVWLSLRFKR; encoded by the coding sequence ATGAAAAAATCAATTATTTTTAAGTTAATAAGTCTTATTTCAAGTAGTGCAATTGCAGTTATTACTTCTGCTTCTTGCACTACAAACCCAATCTCTCACAGTGAAGGTGATTTTGCTAAATCGCTTTCTCAAGCATTACAAAACTCAAAGGAAAATTTTAAAGTAAATATTACAAAAGTTCACAATCAAAACACTTTACAAAAAGATAAAGCTATTGTTAATAGCAACGATAAAGATAATTCAAATAATGTTGATTTGGTATCTTTATCCACAAAAAACAGTATACAAAATAACAATTACTTAAAAACCCAAGCTTTCAATAAGGTTGTTTTAAACTCTAGACGTCGAACAGCTAGACCAAGAGTCCAATCAGCTGAAGGTTTAAAAATTGTTCATTGAAACATTTTAAATTATCCAAATTCAAAAAGAAATGAAAATCAATTTAAAGTTTCTGTTATTAGCAAAGTTCTCTCAGAAATTAATCCAGATGTAATTGGATTAACTGAAATTAATAATGGAAAATGAGATTCAGTAAATTTAATTGTTGATAAGCTCAATTCAATGACAAATCGTCATTATGAAATGGTTTATCAACCTGAAAGTGATTACAATTCAAATTCCTCTGAAGCAGTTAAAGAATCGGTGGTCATTTTATATGATACAAATAAAGTTTCTCCACTTCCTTTTAAAGATGGAAGTGTTAAAAAATCTTTTAAAGATTATGTTGAATATCCGCTTGAAGATGAATATGATTCAACAGCATATGTTCGTCCTCCATTTGGAGTGATGTTTAAAGTCAACGGTACTCGAAAAGCATTTACCACCATTTTTGATCACTTTGATTCACCAGGTAGAAAAGAAGGTGAAGTTAGTTTTGCAGATTTAAATTATACTTATCCAAGCAACTTAAGATTTACCAGAAAAATTGGTTCACAAGAAGGAGCAGAGGCATTTAATTTAGACAAAGTATTTGATTACTTTAAACAAAACGGAGCTAAAAATATAGTTTTTGGAGCTGATACAAATATTCCAGCAAATTCTTCTGATATTTTTGTGAACTTAGTAACTAACGGTTATTTAAGCGGGTGAGAAGATCAATATAGTGCAAGCACCTCTTTAAAAAGTTCAAAAAGCATTAAAGATGCTGTTTTAGATGGAGAATATGATTTAGCATATGCCGAACCATATGATCGCATGTTTTATGATGGGAACAATTTTGTTCAAGACCCACAAAATCGAGACTGATTTAAATTTGATATTTTTAAAAATTACATGGAAAATTCCGAATTTAAAAACTATGTAGATAGTGAATATCAAAGAATTTTCAGAAAAAGACTTAATACCGGAGAAAATTTAGATAAAAACTCTAATAGCATCTGATTTGCTCTAAGAAACAATGTTTCAGATCATTTACCAGTTTGATTATCATTAAGATTTAAAAGATAA
- the aspS gene encoding aspartate--tRNA ligase → MNKTIKNNQLRISDQGKEVTLYGWVANKRRFGELNFVDLRDKYGIIQLVFNQPINFSKESVLEVFGTVVQRKDPNPSLETGDIEILVKSYKVLSVAQELPFAIKDDLETKEDLRLKYRFLDLRRPVMQKTLKLKNDLFFSIREFMHSQEFMEIETPMLAKATPEGARDFLVPTRNKNEFFALPQSPQLFKQLLMISGFERYYQFARCFRDEDSRKDRQPEFTQLDIETSFLDVSSFMEIIENLFKHFMKKVMNVEIATPFKKLRFNDCIRDYGSDKPDLRFENKITDIDNFCDDSDFEIIKNAPSKRLLAIDEIITKKDFKFLEEIAKKNKANILFYFTLENNELKDTNFAKKVPQSVEKLIKQIGKTTGTYLIVANEYENASQALGALRVELNEKYNWAKDEYNFAWIIDWPMFEYDKENNTWMAAHHAFTQFDNTLEEINTLPKSQLKAKSYDLVLNGFELGSGSARIYDREMQEKMFELIGMDKEQQQNKFGFFLKGLDYGVPPHCGIGLGIDRLTMILTKNKTIRDVIAFPKNAKSVDVFTNAPSGVEQNQLDELFIKIKD, encoded by the coding sequence ATGAATAAAACAATTAAAAATAATCAGCTAAGAATTTCTGATCAAGGGAAAGAAGTTACTCTTTATGGATGAGTCGCAAATAAAAGACGTTTTGGAGAATTAAATTTTGTTGATTTAAGAGACAAATACGGAATTATTCAATTGGTTTTTAATCAACCAATTAATTTTTCAAAAGAAAGTGTATTAGAAGTTTTTGGAACTGTAGTCCAAAGAAAAGATCCAAATCCAAGCTTAGAAACTGGAGATATTGAAATTTTGGTTAAATCTTACAAAGTTCTTTCAGTAGCTCAAGAACTCCCATTTGCCATTAAAGATGATTTAGAAACTAAAGAAGATTTGCGTTTAAAATATCGATTTTTAGATTTGCGTCGTCCAGTTATGCAAAAAACTCTTAAATTAAAAAATGATTTATTTTTTTCAATTAGAGAGTTTATGCACTCACAAGAATTTATGGAAATTGAAACTCCAATGCTTGCAAAAGCAACTCCTGAAGGTGCAAGAGACTTTTTAGTTCCGACTCGTAATAAAAATGAATTTTTTGCCTTGCCACAATCTCCGCAGTTATTTAAACAATTATTAATGATTTCAGGATTTGAAAGATACTATCAATTTGCTCGTTGTTTTAGAGATGAAGATTCTCGAAAAGACCGTCAACCTGAGTTTACTCAACTTGATATTGAAACAAGTTTTTTAGATGTGTCTTCATTTATGGAAATTATTGAAAATCTCTTTAAACACTTTATGAAAAAAGTCATGAATGTTGAAATTGCAACTCCATTTAAAAAGCTTCGCTTTAATGATTGCATTCGTGATTACGGAAGTGATAAACCAGATTTACGTTTTGAAAATAAAATCACTGATATTGACAATTTTTGTGATGATTCAGATTTTGAAATCATTAAAAATGCTCCTTCAAAAAGACTATTAGCAATTGATGAAATAATTACAAAAAAAGATTTTAAATTCCTTGAAGAAATTGCTAAAAAAAACAAAGCAAATATATTATTTTACTTTACCTTAGAAAATAATGAACTTAAAGACACAAATTTTGCTAAAAAAGTGCCTCAATCAGTTGAAAAATTAATCAAACAAATAGGAAAAACTACTGGAACATATTTAATTGTTGCTAATGAATATGAAAACGCTTCTCAAGCCTTAGGGGCTTTAAGGGTTGAACTTAACGAAAAATACAACTGAGCTAAAGATGAATATAATTTTGCTTGAATTATTGATTGACCGATGTTTGAATACGATAAAGAAAATAATACCTGAATGGCTGCTCATCACGCTTTTACTCAATTTGATAATACTCTAGAAGAAATCAATACATTGCCAAAAAGTCAACTGAAAGCTAAAAGTTATGATTTAGTGTTAAACGGATTTGAGCTTGGTTCTGGATCTGCACGTATTTACGATAGAGAAATGCAAGAAAAGATGTTTGAACTCATCGGAATGGATAAAGAACAACAACAAAATAAATTTGGATTTTTCCTTAAAGGTCTTGATTATGGAGTTCCACCACACTGTGGAATTGGTTTGGGTATTGATCGTTTAACAATGATATTAACTAAAAATAAAACCATTCGTGATGTTATTGCATTTCCTAAAAATGCTAAAAGTGTGGACGTTTTTACAAACGCTCCTTCTGGTGTTGAACAAAATCAACTTGATGAATTATTTATTAAAATAAAGGACTAA
- a CDS encoding coiled-coil domain-containing protein: protein MKLSRKRNLLLSFTGVLLLGAGIGIGFGSGKTVNQNKINSLNHQINELNLQFQRYSLANKEDKSKIQTLQSQSKNLQSLVQNLQESNLSSENLDDFLSKVNQQKISEDEYKVFEKPLQNWKSNLVKKVSALTKTLKNFLNKNNNLTEETQQGITESLNKAKNLLNSLDQIAFNDTKSAVKAFKLIQKSQNIFLNQLNSSISLIVGQINKHNQEVNTLKEQIGQRDQKIKELAEKLASQLRFYLKLIKQFKKSLQDFNDFDFEQFGADQSEKIKAKINNTLKLIKTKETIFSELLDQMNDSLADVQDNNDYSDVQSYDLNVVQNSFEKIVKGYDLIRNALIPLYTKWNQEKGLEIVNQAKQISDLENQIQTFQAQIDSLNTQKTTLEEDFLSTKTELENTKSELAEQQQKLSNNEKALDNINTELAQTKNSLESTQESLRNTQVQLATLNSELDSNNLQVESIFDSIKTVYTNLKDKANLLLGEIDNSIDVSQLRSKLNEQLVVFNESASTEEKLASIKNLIQKSTDLGNLYSEVAQKDFDFKTQKSNEQINTLQLQNQSIETQIQELQAKQARFSSVLFNNITTLTNTYASRKVEAQKIVEKAKGLNISTTEIEELLALEDLQATGSDLNAQINFVEQYINRISELSSKLLELQNTILDKTTAQSDQTKKGLKKLEKQKVKLDKEKKLLDTKLKQEKQTSETLRQTIQQKDTEINNLRNRADTAERDSNFIKSLSQRLQKEKDQAIQDRDQAWREKKQIQELANNQKIEFNSQINSLKETNSNLEKDKNELKITKGQLEQEKTHLENQLNEKNIKLKETIADYTKYKNIILNSIVYKNAISDSSNYNWKTHEYDPWANLAYITPLTAPLAVLGNYTKNHNINATLTGYSDPGNDKQSYSSTFIKINPGKEPDRVIAVNKIKAIINWDEQENAKLRYWYIDTTEPVESNQLKYFELDWTKDMIFKEKDKTWYTEIHNESNYDNSQIQSEYLITKAVSKEKNQVEFTNVIADYHKNKSTTNNSLSGLKAKTIIIGIEQIR, encoded by the coding sequence ATGAAATTATCAAGAAAAAGAAACTTACTGCTATCTTTTACAGGAGTATTGCTTCTAGGAGCCGGTATTGGTATAGGTTTTGGGAGCGGAAAAACAGTTAACCAAAATAAAATTAATTCTTTAAATCATCAAATAAATGAACTAAATTTGCAATTTCAAAGATACAGTCTTGCAAATAAAGAAGATAAATCAAAAATTCAAACATTACAATCACAAAGTAAGAATTTACAATCTCTAGTTCAAAATTTGCAAGAAAGCAATTTATCTAGTGAAAATTTAGATGATTTTTTAAGTAAAGTCAATCAACAAAAAATCTCTGAAGATGAATATAAAGTATTTGAAAAACCACTTCAAAATTGAAAAAGTAATTTAGTTAAAAAAGTTTCAGCTTTAACTAAAACGCTAAAAAATTTCTTAAATAAAAACAATAATTTAACTGAAGAAACCCAACAAGGAATTACTGAATCGCTAAACAAAGCAAAAAATTTATTAAATTCACTTGATCAAATTGCCTTTAATGATACAAAAAGTGCAGTTAAGGCTTTTAAATTAATTCAAAAATCACAAAATATTTTTCTTAATCAATTAAATAGTAGCATTAGCTTAATTGTTGGACAAATTAATAAACATAATCAAGAAGTAAACACTCTTAAAGAACAAATTGGTCAAAGAGATCAAAAAATTAAAGAATTAGCTGAAAAACTTGCTAGTCAATTAAGATTTTACTTAAAATTAATTAAACAATTTAAGAAGAGTTTACAAGATTTTAATGATTTTGATTTTGAACAATTTGGTGCAGATCAATCTGAAAAAATTAAAGCTAAAATCAACAACACATTAAAACTTATAAAAACAAAAGAAACCATTTTTAGTGAATTGCTAGATCAAATGAATGACTCATTAGCAGATGTTCAAGATAATAATGACTATTCAGATGTGCAAAGCTATGATTTAAATGTAGTACAAAATAGTTTTGAAAAAATTGTTAAAGGATACGATTTAATTAGAAATGCTCTTATTCCTTTATATACAAAATGGAATCAAGAAAAAGGGTTAGAAATTGTAAATCAAGCTAAGCAAATTAGTGATTTAGAAAATCAAATTCAAACTTTTCAAGCTCAAATAGATTCTTTAAATACCCAAAAAACTACTTTAGAAGAAGATTTCTTAAGCACAAAAACTGAACTCGAAAATACTAAATCAGAACTTGCTGAACAACAACAAAAACTTTCAAATAATGAGAAAGCTTTAGATAATATCAACACAGAATTAGCACAAACCAAAAACTCGCTAGAATCTACTCAAGAATCTTTAAGAAATACTCAAGTTCAACTTGCTACTTTAAATTCTGAACTAGATAGCAACAATTTACAAGTAGAAAGTATTTTCGATTCTATTAAAACTGTATATACGAATCTTAAAGACAAAGCAAATCTTTTACTTGGAGAAATTGATAATAGTATTGATGTTTCACAGTTAAGAAGCAAATTAAACGAACAATTGGTAGTTTTTAATGAAAGTGCCTCAACTGAAGAGAAATTAGCAAGTATTAAAAATTTAATTCAAAAATCAACAGATTTAGGTAATTTATATAGTGAAGTAGCTCAAAAAGATTTTGATTTTAAAACTCAAAAATCAAATGAACAAATCAATACTCTTCAATTACAAAACCAATCAATTGAAACTCAAATTCAAGAATTACAAGCAAAACAAGCAAGATTTTCAAGTGTATTATTTAATAACATTACAACTCTAACTAATACTTATGCTAGCAGAAAAGTAGAAGCTCAAAAAATTGTAGAAAAAGCTAAAGGATTAAATATTTCAACTACAGAGATTGAAGAGTTGCTTGCTTTAGAAGATTTACAAGCAACAGGAAGTGATTTAAATGCTCAAATTAATTTTGTTGAGCAATACATTAATAGAATTAGTGAATTATCTTCAAAATTATTAGAACTACAAAACACAATTTTAGATAAAACAACCGCTCAATCAGATCAAACTAAAAAAGGACTTAAAAAACTCGAAAAACAAAAAGTTAAATTAGATAAAGAAAAGAAACTTCTTGATACAAAACTCAAACAAGAAAAACAAACTAGTGAGACTTTGCGTCAAACAATTCAACAAAAAGACACCGAAATTAATAATCTCCGAAATAGAGCTGATACCGCAGAAAGAGATTCTAATTTCATAAAAAGCTTATCCCAAAGATTACAAAAAGAAAAAGATCAAGCAATTCAAGATAGAGATCAAGCTTGAAGAGAAAAAAAGCAAATTCAAGAATTAGCTAATAACCAAAAAATTGAGTTTAATTCACAAATAAATTCTCTAAAAGAAACCAACAGCAATCTTGAAAAAGATAAAAATGAACTAAAAATTACAAAAGGCCAACTTGAACAAGAAAAAACGCATTTAGAAAATCAATTGAATGAAAAAAATATAAAACTCAAAGAGACAATAGCTGATTATACAAAATATAAGAACATAATTTTAAATTCAATTGTCTATAAAAATGCAATTTCCGATTCTTCAAATTATAACTGGAAAACCCATGAATATGATCCATGGGCAAACTTGGCGTATATTACTCCATTAACTGCACCACTTGCAGTTTTGGGTAATTACACAAAAAACCATAATATAAATGCAACTTTAACTGGATACTCTGACCCAGGTAATGACAAACAAAGTTACAGTAGCACTTTTATCAAAATAAATCCTGGAAAAGAACCGGATCGTGTTATTGCCGTGAATAAAATCAAAGCAATTATCAACTGAGATGAGCAAGAAAATGCAAAATTAAGGTATTGATACATCGATACCACCGAACCTGTAGAATCAAACCAATTAAAATATTTCGAATTAGACTGAACTAAAGATATGATTTTTAAAGAAAAAGATAAAACCTGATATACAGAAATCCACAATGAGAGCAATTATGATAATTCACAAATTCAGTCAGAATATTTAATTACTAAAGCAGTCTCTAAAGAGAAAAATCAAGTTGAATTTACAAATGTTATAGCAGATTACCATAAAAATAAATCTACAACAAACAACTCTTTATCAGGGTTAAAAGCCAAAACCATAATCATAGGAATTGAACAAATAAGATAG